A part of Thiomicrorhabdus sediminis genomic DNA contains:
- the dnaB gene encoding replicative DNA helicase produces MAAKNPATNVDEMFKVPPHSLEAEQSVLGGLMLSDDVLDDVVVVVNVEDFYTKQHQVIFEAIINLSRNSKPYDLVAVVAHLSSVGQIETAGDKTYLAELVKNTPGAANILYYSQIVRDKSILRKLIQAGNEIAESGYFPKDRDIRQVLDGAEQKINKIAEHGEGKERQYKTMDVLLESAINKIDELFNTEGTITGQETHLTEFDEITAGLQAGDLIIVAGRPSMGKTTFSMNLAENVATKNGTPIAVFSMEMPGEALAMRMISSIGRIDSGRMRTGKLTQEDWPKLNKAVGVLSKAKVYIDDTPALMITELRARARRIDKDVRDLQRKEAIEAGHENPDKHVTGLGLVVVDYLQLMRGSANAENRVNEISEISRGLKALAKELNIPVIALSQLNRSLEQRPNKRPVMSDLRESGAIEQDADLIIFIYRDEVYNPDTEDKGTAEIILGKHRNGSLGTVRLTFIGAYTRFENHAAFDVPDESY; encoded by the coding sequence ATGGCTGCAAAAAATCCCGCTACCAATGTTGATGAAATGTTTAAGGTCCCACCGCACTCTCTAGAGGCCGAACAATCCGTACTCGGTGGTTTGATGTTATCCGATGATGTATTGGATGATGTCGTAGTGGTGGTCAATGTGGAAGATTTTTATACCAAACAGCATCAGGTGATTTTTGAAGCGATCATCAATTTAAGCCGTAACAGCAAACCCTATGATTTGGTTGCGGTGGTAGCGCATTTATCCAGTGTCGGTCAAATTGAAACGGCCGGTGATAAAACCTATTTGGCCGAGCTGGTGAAAAATACACCGGGTGCGGCGAATATTCTCTATTACTCGCAAATCGTACGTGATAAATCGATTCTGCGTAAATTGATTCAAGCCGGTAATGAAATTGCCGAATCCGGTTACTTTCCTAAAGATCGCGATATCCGTCAGGTGCTTGACGGCGCCGAGCAGAAAATCAATAAAATCGCCGAGCATGGAGAAGGTAAAGAGCGTCAATATAAAACCATGGATGTGCTGCTTGAATCGGCTATCAATAAAATCGATGAGCTCTTTAATACCGAGGGAACGATTACCGGTCAGGAAACTCATCTGACCGAGTTTGATGAAATTACCGCCGGTCTTCAGGCAGGGGATTTGATTATCGTCGCCGGGCGACCATCCATGGGTAAAACCACCTTTTCGATGAACTTGGCGGAAAATGTCGCCACCAAAAACGGCACGCCAATTGCCGTGTTCAGTATGGAGATGCCGGGTGAGGCCTTGGCGATGCGAATGATCAGTTCTATCGGGCGTATCGATTCCGGTCGTATGCGAACCGGTAAGTTGACTCAGGAAGATTGGCCAAAACTCAATAAAGCGGTTGGTGTTTTATCCAAGGCGAAAGTCTATATCGATGATACTCCGGCATTAATGATTACCGAGTTGCGCGCCCGTGCCAGACGTATTGATAAGGATGTACGGGATCTACAACGTAAAGAGGCGATCGAGGCCGGCCATGAAAATCCAGATAAGCATGTCACCGGACTAGGTTTGGTGGTCGTCGATTATCTTCAATTGATGCGCGGTTCGGCCAATGCGGAAAACCGAGTCAATGAGATTTCCGAAATCTCGCGTGGTCTGAAAGCCTTGGCCAAAGAGCTCAATATTCCGGTTATTGCTCTATCGCAGCTGAATCGAAGTCTTGAACAGCGTCCGAATAAACGCCCGGTAATGTCCGATTTGCGTGAATCCGGAGCGATTGAGCAGGATGCCGATTTGATTATCTTTATTTATCGTGATGAGGTTTATAACCCAGATACGGAAGATAAAGGTACCGCCGAAATTATCCTCGGTAAACACCGTAACGGTTCCTTGGGTACGGTTCGACTCACCTTTATCGGTGCCTATACCCGATTTGAAAACCATGCGGCATTTGATGTGCCTGATGAAAGCTACTAA